In Chanodichthys erythropterus isolate Z2021 chromosome 11, ASM2448905v1, whole genome shotgun sequence, a single window of DNA contains:
- the LOC137030584 gene encoding uncharacterized protein has product MLGTLDEKDKTHWRDFVKPLVHAYNCTKHEVTGYTPYELMFGRQPRLPVDLAFGLPYQDRPQISHSEYVKHLKSHLEESYLLASRRALKSAERNKIRFDKHVTNSSLEVNDRVLVRNVRLRGKHKLADKWEPEVYVVVKRAGDLPVYTVRPETKDGPLRTLHRDLLLPCGFLPSPEISSPTLTKPTSKPRTRQNPGIQSSDDDNPFPDSEDEDLNGRYDVFPVVETVRFSAVHDIGRSDGAVDISSDADLTNQEPPDDDTVQRHPVEHLPVDPPNKYSPVDPPNEYSLVDPPDEHSPVDPPDEYSPVDASGVSETNNVPEKDQTEKEKDLPVRSEDEFEATNVAKTTVSVEKGEQQPGNEGKQNANIPLRCSSRQREEPERLTYFQLGNPLSYVVQSLFQGLSTALVSSLNSVENTGPLSNLPDASPNVVTNQPLRACKGTCMISGGESVTLVK; this is encoded by the coding sequence ATGCTTGGCACATTGGATGAGAAAGACAAAACTCATTGGAGAGATTTTGTCAAGCCATTAGTTCATGCATATAATTGCACAAAGCATGAAGTTACAGGGTACACCCCCTACGAATTGATGTTTGGGCGCCAGCCTCGGTTGCCTGTCGACCTTGCCTTTGGATTACCATACCAGGACCGTCCACAGATATCCCATTCTGAATATGTCAAACATCTGAAGTCTCACCTGGAAGAAAGCTATTTGCTTGCTTCCCGTAGAGCATTAAAGAGTGCGGAAAGGAACAAAATCAGGTTTGACAAACATGTGACAAATTCCTCCTTGGAAGTTAATGATCGTGTGCTGGTGAGAAACGTTCGGTTGCGTGGTAAGCACAAATTAGCAGACAAGTGGGAGCCCGAGGTGTACGTGGTAGTAAAGCGAGCAGGAGACTTACCTGTCTACACTGTTCGTCCTGAAACAAAGGATGGTCCTCTCCGTACGCTCCACAGAGACCTTTTGCTTCCTTGTGGATTCTTGCCATCACCAGAAATTTCAAGCCCTACCTTGACCAAGCCTACCTCCAAACCTAGGACACGCCAGAATCCTGGTATTCAGTCATCTGATGATGATAATCCATTCCCTGACTCGGAGGATGAAGATCTTAATGGGAGGTATGATGTTTTTCCAGTTGTGGAAACAGTACGGTTCTCAGCGGTCCATGACATCGGTAGGTCAGACGGAGCTGTGGATATTTCTTCTGATGCTGACTTAACTAACCAAGAACCTCCAGATGATGATACTGTGCAAAGACATCCAGTTGAACACCTACCTGTTGATCCTCCCAACAAATACTCACCTGTTGATCCTCCCAACGAATACTCACTTGTTGATCCTCCCGATGAACACTCACCTGTTGATCCTCCCGACGAATACTCACCTGTTGATGCTTCAGGAGTTTCTGAAACAAATAATGTACCTGAAAAAGAccaaactgaaaaagaaaaggacCTACCTGTTCGAAGTGAAGATGAATTTGAAGCGACAAACGTTGCTAAAACTACTGTTTCTGTGGAAAAGGGAGAACAACAGCCAGGAAATGAGGGGAAACAGAATGCAAATATTCCACTCAGATGCTCTAGTAGGCAGAGAGAGGAACCTGAGAGACTTACCTACTTTCAGCTTGGAAACCCCCTGTCTTATGTTGTTCAATCTTTGTTCCAGGGGTTAAGTACTGCCCTTGTTAGCTCCCTCAATAGTGTTGAAAATACAGGCCCCCTTTCCAATTTACCTGATGCTTCACCAAATGTAGTGACTAATCAGCCACTCAGAGCATGCAAAGGGACTTGCATGATTTCAGGGGGGGAAAGTGTAACCCTtgttaaataa